One window from the genome of Prinia subflava isolate CZ2003 ecotype Zambia chromosome 2, Cam_Psub_1.2, whole genome shotgun sequence encodes:
- the LOC134563604 gene encoding uncharacterized protein LOC134563604 isoform X2 — protein MAGPPAGLGSRKTPSAACLTGAGPACPCGASARPAPPSGSRAELRERGERHRVRFDRAELSRRAESKRLHSRAVPVRSECSRRAENTRGFPNSRKEPSIAEIGRVKLNGRKWPSATDNSRTQPRLADWNGVEPNKPRRTSPSSPGLDPIAAAEPRLCCRCIRDIFPLCLTEGRGEKKKKKKKKKEEEKTGAVPGRSRGGPGAVCAVTAAFSAGDSKALSGSLPAGRRAGGRDAMALCPELERSLSLLQPGADRAQQQQERRADAAPTPMVFMCAGCGRPVGDTRTWRSVSRTAVPSCCAVSTSAATPVPPRSLPPCLLPCLPPQLRPPASPRTRGGRAPSSPESADAW, from the exons ATggccgggccgcccgcgggactcggcagcaggaaaacaccgAGCGCTGCGTGTTTAACGGGAGCCGGCCCCGCTTGCCCGTGCGGCGCCTCGGCCCGGCCGGCGCCGCCCTCAGGGAGCCGAGCGGAGCTgcgggagcgcggggagcggcaCCGAGTGCGGTTCGACCGTGCCGAGCTGTCCCGAAGAGCGGAATCTAAGCGACTGCATAGCCGAGCTGTGCCGGTTAGATCCGAGTGTAGCCGAAGAGCCGAAAACACCCGAGGATTTCCGAACAGCCGAAAAGAGCCGAGCATTGCCGAGATCGGCCGAGTTAAGCTGAACGGCCGAAAATGGCCGAGTGCAACCGATAACAGCCGAACCCAACCGCGTTTAGCCGACTGGAACGGAGTCGAACCGAACAAGCCCCGCCGAACCTCGCCGAGTTCGCccggtttggaccctatagccgcggccgaaccaaggctctgctgcaggtgtattcgagacatctttcctctttgtttgacagaaggaagaggggaaaaaaaaaaaaaaaaaaaaaaaaaaaaagaggaagaaaaaacgggagcagttccggggcggtcccggggcggtcccggggcggtgtgcgccgtcactgccgccttctcggcgggcgattccaaggcgctgtcgggctctctgccggccggtcggcgggcgggcggccgggacgcgatggcgctgtgcccggagctggagcgctcgctgtcgctgctgcagccgggcgccgaccgggcccagcagcagcaggagcggcgggcggacgcggcccccacgcccatggtgttcatgtgcgccggctgcgggcgccccgtgggcgacacccgcacctggcgttcagtgtcgaggacagcggtcccatcctgctgcgcagtgagtaccagcgctgccacccccgtgccgccgcggtcgctgccgccgtgcctcctgccctgcctcccgccgcagctgcggccgccagcgtcgccgcggacccggggcggaagggctccgagctccccggagagtgcggatg catggtag
- the LOC134563604 gene encoding uncharacterized protein LOC134563604 isoform X3: protein MAGPPAGLGSRKTPSAACLTGAGPACPCGASARPAPPSGSRAELRERGERHRVRFDRAELSRRAESKRLHSRAVPVRSECSRRAENTRGFPNSRKEPSIAEIGRVKLNGRKWPSATDNSRTQPRLADWNGVEPNKPRRTSPSSPGLDPIAAAEPRLCCRCIRDIFPLCLTEGRGEKKKKKKKKKEEEKTGAVPGRSRGGPGAVCAVTAAFSAGDSKALSGSLPAGRRAGGRDAMALCPELERSLSLLQPGADRAQQQQERRADAAPTPMVFMCAGCGRPVGDTRTWRSVSRTAVPSCCAHGRNPTLLWLLQDPWQQIHARLKASRLQEGFVLCPY from the exons ATggccgggccgcccgcgggactcggcagcaggaaaacaccgAGCGCTGCGTGTTTAACGGGAGCCGGCCCCGCTTGCCCGTGCGGCGCCTCGGCCCGGCCGGCGCCGCCCTCAGGGAGCCGAGCGGAGCTgcgggagcgcggggagcggcaCCGAGTGCGGTTCGACCGTGCCGAGCTGTCCCGAAGAGCGGAATCTAAGCGACTGCATAGCCGAGCTGTGCCGGTTAGATCCGAGTGTAGCCGAAGAGCCGAAAACACCCGAGGATTTCCGAACAGCCGAAAAGAGCCGAGCATTGCCGAGATCGGCCGAGTTAAGCTGAACGGCCGAAAATGGCCGAGTGCAACCGATAACAGCCGAACCCAACCGCGTTTAGCCGACTGGAACGGAGTCGAACCGAACAAGCCCCGCCGAACCTCGCCGAGTTCGCccggtttggaccctatagccgcggccgaaccaaggctctgctgcaggtgtattcgagacatctttcctctttgtttgacagaaggaagaggggaaaaaaaaaaaaaaaaaaaaaaaaaaaaagaggaagaaaaaacgggagcagttccggggcggtcccggggcggtcccggggcggtgtgcgccgtcactgccgccttctcggcgggcgattccaaggcgctgtcgggctctctgccggccggtcggcgggcgggcggccgggacgcgatggcgctgtgcccggagctggagcgctcgctgtcgctgctgcagccgggcgccgaccgggcccagcagcagcaggagcggcgggcggacgcggcccccacgcccatggtgttcatgtgcgccggctgcgggcgccccgtgggcgacacccgcacctggcgttcagtgtcgaggacagcggtcccatcctgctgcgca catggtagaaaccctactctgctctggctgctccaggacccttggcagcagatccatgcacgcctcaaggcatctcgactgcaagagggatttgttctgtgtccgtactga
- the LOC134563604 gene encoding uncharacterized protein LOC134563604 isoform X1: MAGPPAGLGSRKTPSAACLTGAGPACPCGASARPAPPSGSRAELRERGERHRVRFDRAELSRRAESKRLHSRAVPVRSECSRRAENTRGFPNSRKEPSIAEIGRVKLNGRKWPSATDNSRTQPRLADWNGVEPNKPRRTSPSSPGLDPIAAAEPRLCCRCIRDIFPLCLTEGRGEKKKKKKKKKEEEKTGAVPGRSRGGPGAVCAVTAAFSAGDSKALSGSLPAGRRAGGRDAMALCPELERSLSLLQPGADRAQQQQERRADAAPTPMVFMCAGCGRPVGDTRTWRSVSRTAVPSCCAVSTSAATPVPPRSLPPCLLPCLPPQLRPPASPRTRGGRAPSSPESADGEGRAWLDTVPGESGFPALGTGKGPGALVWPESPWSTYLGWAVQAAYGLRERDFSQGHVVMDKGGSFRLNVGKKFFPARVVRPWYRFPREAVAAPVSLEVPKARLDGAWNTLG, translated from the coding sequence ATggccgggccgcccgcgggactcggcagcaggaaaacaccgAGCGCTGCGTGTTTAACGGGAGCCGGCCCCGCTTGCCCGTGCGGCGCCTCGGCCCGGCCGGCGCCGCCCTCAGGGAGCCGAGCGGAGCTgcgggagcgcggggagcggcaCCGAGTGCGGTTCGACCGTGCCGAGCTGTCCCGAAGAGCGGAATCTAAGCGACTGCATAGCCGAGCTGTGCCGGTTAGATCCGAGTGTAGCCGAAGAGCCGAAAACACCCGAGGATTTCCGAACAGCCGAAAAGAGCCGAGCATTGCCGAGATCGGCCGAGTTAAGCTGAACGGCCGAAAATGGCCGAGTGCAACCGATAACAGCCGAACCCAACCGCGTTTAGCCGACTGGAACGGAGTCGAACCGAACAAGCCCCGCCGAACCTCGCCGAGTTCGCccggtttggaccctatagccgcggccgaaccaaggctctgctgcaggtgtattcgagacatctttcctctttgtttgacagaaggaagaggggaaaaaaaaaaaaaaaaaaaaaaaaaaaaagaggaagaaaaaacgggagcagttccggggcggtcccggggcggtcccggggcggtgtgcgccgtcactgccgccttctcggcgggcgattccaaggcgctgtcgggctctctgccggccggtcggcgggcgggcggccgggacgcgatggcgctgtgcccggagctggagcgctcgctgtcgctgctgcagccgggcgccgaccgggcccagcagcagcaggagcggcgggcggacgcggcccccacgcccatggtgttcatgtgcgccggctgcgggcgccccgtgggcgacacccgcacctggcgttcagtgtcgaggacagcggtcccatcctgctgcgcagtgagtaccagcgctgccacccccgtgccgccgcggtcgctgccgccgtgcctcctgccctgcctcccgccgcagctgcggccgccagcgtcgccgcggacccggggcggaagggctccgagctccccggagagtgcggatggtgagggccgggcctggctggacacagtcccgggggagtcggggttcccggcgctggggaccggcaaagggcccggagcgctcgtgtggcccgagagcccctggagcacttatctggggtgggctgtacaagccgcgtatggcctaagggagagggatttctcacaaggacatgtagtgatggacaagggaggcagctttagattaaatgtcgggaagaaatttttccctgcgagggtggtgaggccgtggtacaggttccccagagaagctgtggctgcccctgtgtccctggaagtgcccaaggccaggttggacggggcttggaacaccctgggatag